A genomic stretch from Balaenoptera musculus isolate JJ_BM4_2016_0621 chromosome 9, mBalMus1.pri.v3, whole genome shotgun sequence includes:
- the WNT16 gene encoding protein Wnt-16, whose amino-acid sequence MDRAALLGLSRLCALWAALLALFPCGAQGNWMWLGIASFGVPEKLGCANLPLNSRQKELCKRKPYLLPSICEGARLGIQECRSQFRYERWNCLVTAAAPPDASPLFGYELSSGTKETAFIYAVMAAGLVHSVTRSCSAGNMTECSCDTTLQNGGSASEGWHWGGCSDDVQYGMWFSRKFLDFPIRNTTGKESKVLLAMNLHNNEAGRQAVAKLMSLECRCHGVSGSCAVKTCWKTMSSFEKIGRLLKDKYENSVQISDKIKRKMHRREKDQRKIPIHKDDLLYVNKSPNYCVEDKKLGIPGTQGRECNRTSEGADGCNLLCCGRGYNTHVVRHVERCECKFIWCCYVRCRRCESMTDVHTCK is encoded by the exons ATGGACAGAGCAGCGCTCCTGGGACTGTCCCGCCTGTGCGCGCTGTGGGCAGCCCTGCTCGCGCTGTTCCCCTGCGGAGCCCAAGGAAACTGGAT GTGGTTGGGCATCGCCTCCTTTGGGGTTCCGGAGAAGCTGGGCTGCGCCAACTTGCCGCTGAACAGCCGCCAGAAGGAGCTGTGCAAGAGGAAACCGTACCTGCTGCCGAGCATCTGCGAGGGCGCCCGGCTGGGCATTCAGGAGTGCAGGAGCCAGTTCAGATACGAGAGATGGAACTGCCTGGTGACCGCCGCCGCCCCGCCGGACGCCAGCCCTCTCTTTGGCTACGAGCTGAGCAGCG gcaCCAAGGAAACAGCATTTATTTATGCTGTGATGGCTGCAGGCCTGGTGCATTCTGTGACCAGGTCATGCAGTGCAGGCAACATGACTGAGTGTTCCTGTGACACCACCTTGCAGAACGGCGGCTCAGCAAGTGAAGGCTGGCACTGGGGGGGCTGCTCTGATGATGTCCAGTATGGCATGTGGTTCAGCAGAAAGTTCCTAGATTTCCCCATCAGAAACACCAcgggaaaagaaagcaaagtacTATTAGCAATGAACCTACATAACAATGAAGCTGGAAGGCAG GCTGTCGCCAAGTTGATGTCATTAGAGTGCCGGTGCCACGGAGTTTCCGGCTCCTGTGCTGTGAAAACATGCTGGAAAACCATGTCTTCTTTCGAAAAGATTGGCCGTCTGTTGAAGGATAAATATGAAAACAGTGTCCAAATCTCAgacaaaataaagaggaaaatgcacaggagagagaaagatcAGAGGAAAATACCAATCCACAAGGATGATCTGCTCTACGTTAATAAGTCTCCTAATTACTGTGTAGAGGATAAGAAACTCGGGATCCCAGGGACCCAAGGCAGAGAGTGCAACCGCACGTCAGAGGGCGCAGACGGCTGCAACCTCCTCTGCTGCGGCAGGGGCTACAACACCCACGTGGTCAGGCACGTGGAGCGATGCGAGTGCAAGTTTATCTGGTGCTGCTATGTCCGCTGCAGGAGGTGTGAAAGCATGACTGATGTCCACACTTGCAAGTAA